From Monomorium pharaonis isolate MP-MQ-018 chromosome 9, ASM1337386v2, whole genome shotgun sequence, the proteins below share one genomic window:
- the LOC118647257 gene encoding uncharacterized protein LOC118647257 — translation MFSDKKTFITIMSNKKVYQGRKRSKYKTWCLKKTLLKRPLNHFEAESSFKGLSASAKKLKLSEDKYNVEINNAFGYRFINFMSVMNAISQAVVCRKCGTNVTFTESVNRGLGFKIVITCKQCDKTEFPNSSLIKNAYEINRRFTLTMRLLNVRLNGIKKFCAFMDLPRPIYSSFYNAVVKMISKATKEVRNHIRRAEEEEKAMSIVKRINDGITVLGDESWRKRGFSSLYGIVSLIGWLTVKIVDIEVKSKYYKVCEFWQKKEGTAEHEEWFKSHKNECQCNHKGSAGKMEIDAVVEMFQRSEHLHNVKYVNYVGDGDSKIFKGILDAEPYNDISVQKRNAFLTQKRMGTRLRNFKKNIKGLGGKEKLTGKLIDELSVFLVWQ, via the coding sequence atgtttagtgataaaaaaacttttatcacTATCatgagtaataaaaaagtgtatCAAGGCCGTAAAAGATCGAAATATAAAACGTGGtgcttaaaaaaaactctATTGAAACGACCATTGAATCATTTCGAAGCAGAGTCGAGTTTCAAAGGTTTGAGTGCGTCCgcaaaaaaactaaaattatctgaagataaatataatgtagaaataaataacgcATTTGGTTAtcgctttattaattttatgtctgTAATGAATGCCATTTCTCAAGCAGTTGTGTGCAGAAAGTGTGGAACCAATGTGACTTTTACTGAGTCCGTTAATCGCGGCTTgggatttaaaattgttattacttGCAAACAATGTGACAAGACTGAATTTCCTAATAGTTCATTGATTAAAAATGCATATGAAATTAATCGTAGATTTACGCTTACAATGCGATTATTAAACGTCAGGTTGaatggtataaaaaaattttgtgcatTTATGGATCTCCCGCGGCCAATATATTCATCATTTTATAATGCTGTTGTTAAAATGATTTCGAAGGCTACGAAGGAAGTACGAAATCATATACGTAGAGcagaggaggaagaaaaagCCATGTCTattgttaaaagaattaacGATGGTATTACTGTTTTGGGAGATGAATCTTGGCGAAAGCGAGGATTTTCGTCGCTCTACGGCATTGTATCTCTCATCGGCTGGCTAACTGTTAAAATTGTCGATATCGAAGTAAAGTCGAAATACTACAAAGTATGTGAATTTTGGCAAAAAAAGGAAGGTACTGCAGAACATGAAGAATGGTTTAAGTCGCACAAAAATGAATGCCAATGTAATCACAAAGGATCTGCAGGAAAAATGGAAATCGATGCGGTAGTTGAAATGTTCCAGCGCTCTGAACATTTACATAacgttaaatatgtaaattacgtTGGTGACGGTGATAGCAAGATATTTAAAGGCATTTTAGATGCTGAGCCTTACAATGATATAAGTGTACAAAAAAGGAATGCATTTCTTACACAAAAACGCATGGGAACTCGACtccgtaattttaaaaaaaatataaaaggacTCGGTGGAAAAGAAAAACTCACAGGAAAATTAATTGATGAACTGAGTGTTTTTTTGGTTTGGCAATAA